The segment TCCTGCACATATCCCTATCTCTCATGATAGAACTGATTGGACTGCCAAAAGGGAAGATGCTCAGGCGCTTCTGTTTGAGGTAACAGAACGTACGGATAGAGGATTCGCTGGCTGGTGGGGTAAAGAAAAAGATGGATCCATGCCCAACTTCTTACGCTTTGATGCACCATGTGTTCTTCAGAATAACAGAGAACTGGTTGATAAAGATGGAGAAAAACACTACTTTACAGGTCTCTTCCTTTGCAGACCAACTGGACAAGGGAAATCTATGCTTATTGTTAGGTTTGGAGGAACCAAAAGATCTCCATTGGCGAAGCTATTCCCTAAATGGTATTTCCATCAGAATGCAAGCAAGGTCTTCGAGCAAGATATGGGATTTTTGTCATCCCAGAATGAGGTACTCATGAAAGAAAAGGTTCCCACAAAAGAGTTGTACATTAATTTAAAGTCCTCGGATACATGGGTTGCTGAATACAGGAAGTGGATGGATAAAGTTGGGCATGGAATGCCTTACTATTTTGGTCACAGCACCTTATCTCCACCGAAACTACCTGCAGTGGTAGAACATGCACCGGCAGGACTCATTGCTGGAGTTTCGGCATCTTCACCAGCTAAAGGTGGGATTGGAACAATGCATGCTCCCAATTTGGCTAACCGATATTTCCGCCATGTGATCCATTGCAAGGGTTGCAGTAGTGTAGTCAAAGCTTTTACAGCTTGGAAAAAGGGGCTTAGTGCAGCAGCTCCAGTGCTTACTGCATTAGCAATTCTAGCATCCAGCAGACAGTGGAAGGCCTTTCTTGTTCTATCGGCAACATTGTGCTTGGGTGGAGCCTATGCATGCTCCACTGCAGTCGCAATGAACACAACAAACTTCATAAGAGTACATAGGAGATTGTAATTTTGAAACCAGCGAATACCATCTCATATGAATCATTTCCCTCTTATTTTCATAGACAAAATTGCACACGTCCATATACTTTAAGATGTAGATGGTGTTGGCAGTCCACGTTAATTTCTTCTGATTGCATCCAAATCGTATGGTTACTtgtttcccttttcttttctaaGAACAGAAGAGTAAATTTAAGACTGTTTACAGCAGGTGTGATCTAGTGTAATCGTTCAACTAAATTATAGATTACACGAGCCAAAAGAAATGTTACATAACCCAAATTTAGAATGTacccaattttctttttcttttttattaaaaaactCATACTCCACACTCATGTTCGAATATTAATCAAATACAAATGATTGAACAAGGATGCCtaaagaaaaatgaaatgaaaaatagGCAAAATGAATATTCTCTTCTCGCATGTAAACACAAAACTCAACTAGTGTCGTGCAAAATTGAAATACTCTCACAAAAACAATATTGACATAGCAAATCCAGTTAACGAAACTTCGCTGCTAGAACGTATGAAGATCTGTAAACTGTAATCTAGGAACAAGCCTATCACTTATGGGATGCACTAATCCCCTGGCTAGGCACCAAATTCAATCAGTGGGATCTGGGAACTGAAACGTGCATTCTAACCAACTAGTAGCGTAGTCCAACATTGGAGCTGAAAGACAATGGTGGCTCTTCTGGAAAGAGTAGTTTCCGAGCTCTGGGCTTGCTGGATGACAACATACAAGATGAACTTCTCTTACCGTTGGTGATCTCGGGAGAATTTGGTAATCCGGGA is part of the Gossypium arboreum isolate Shixiya-1 chromosome 5, ASM2569848v2, whole genome shotgun sequence genome and harbors:
- the LOC108473602 gene encoding protein TIC 55, chloroplastic, whose product is MALSLSPCLPHTTYLSKALSTSKLTTISVSFNNPLLGFKPVKLRNNQVRCHAVTDLKSASSLDQSKGEGDDRGEEESKGDRIVADYNWTEEWYPLYLTKDVPDDAPLGLTVFDQQLVLYKDGNGVLHCYQDRCPHRLAKLSEGQLIDGRLECLYHGWQFEGNGKCVKIPQIPADAKIPRSVCVKTYDVKESQGVVWVWMSQTTPPNPEKLPWFENFARPGFQDTSTIHELPYDHSILLENLMDPAHIPISHDRTDWTAKREDAQALLFEVTERTDRGFAGWWGKEKDGSMPNFLRFDAPCVLQNNRELVDKDGEKHYFTGLFLCRPTGQGKSMLIVRFGGTKRSPLAKLFPKWYFHQNASKVFEQDMGFLSSQNEVLMKEKVPTKELYINLKSSDTWVAEYRKWMDKVGHGMPYYFGHSTLSPPKLPAVVEHAPAGLIAGVSASSPAKGGIGTMHAPNLANRYFRHVIHCKGCSSVVKAFTAWKKGLSAAAPVLTALAILASSRQWKAFLVLSATLCLGGAYACSTAVAMNTTNFIRVHRRL